GGCCGCCGTCGGCCCTGCGCTCTCTTTGAACGCGGTTATGGAACAGCGGAATGGGAGCCGAATGAACAATGCCCCATGAGGCGAGTTTTCCGAGCAGCCAAGCATTTCGCAGCATGGTTTCCTTGAATGGACTGTGGTCTGGCTGTAAATTTTTGTTGGGTTCGTTGATATAATTGAAGTAATCCGGATGGGCAGTGAAGGCGATGGCATAGCCTTCCGGATGCAGGTCGCTCCGGATGCATCTAATGGCTGGAAGGCTCTTCAACCGAAAAAGAAGACTGCCATCGATCTTCAAAGGCGCAGGCACGTCGAATCGGACTGAAAAAGCCGAGCTGCAGGAACAAAGATGTTCCATCCAGGCCGCTTCCTGGCCAATGGCAGCCGGGCTGTCTTTTGAACACGCCAGCTTGACGACCAGTAAGGCTTCATGCTGCTCGATCGGCGCCACGAGGCTTCTGCCCATCATGAAGGGATCTGAGGCGATGGACAATGCGTTTCGATCCAGCAATTCTTCCCAGTGAATGGGAGGGGCGTTTTCTGAGTGTTCTAACGGAAGTTCAGGACCTCGTATGCCGAGAGGAAAGGATCCCATGGCTTCGGCTGCGGCCCTGTGGGCATGTCCTTTGGTCCGGCTCACAATGGATCTCAAGCTGCCGATGGCCGCTTCAACAACCGGTCGGTCTATTCTCTGCGCCACAGCAATGCACGCCAGTGTGTCTGCAGCTTCCTTGAAGAGGAAATAGGCCTGTTTTTGTGAAGTGTGCCTGGAATCTTCCAGAACATCTTTCAAAACGCTGACGGTCTCAACACAGACCGCTGCCGGAAATTTTTCGATCCACTGTCGTAGGTCGGTGAGTGCTACATAGAGCGCGCTGAAGTCCAGATTTCGGTTCTTGATGGATTGCTCGAGGTTCCTCAGTTCCCGGGCGATTG
This region of Desulforhabdus amnigena genomic DNA includes:
- a CDS encoding SidJ-related pseudokinase; translated protein: MDEHAIARELRNLEQSIKNRNLDFSALYVALTDLRQWIEKFPAAVCVETVSVLKDVLEDSRHTSQKQAYFLFKEAADTLACIAVAQRIDRPVVEAAIGSLRSIVSRTKGHAHRAAAEAMGSFPLGIRGPELPLEHSENAPPIHWEELLDRNALSIASDPFMMGRSLVAPIEQHEALLVVKLACSKDSPAAIGQEAAWMEHLCSCSSAFSVRFDVPAPLKIDGSLLFRLKSLPAIRCIRSDLHPEGYAIAFTAHPDYFNYINEPNKNLQPDHSPFKETMLRNAWLLGKLASWGIVHSAPIPLFHNRVQRERRADGGLYEWPRGGRLDRWLHSCRYPNFGLTGIRDLEHLISFQGMSRKLYQYIGTHILSLLLVVGSYFRNQDSSRVGFDCRGKPVDARELFHQPSVRELIEGILKFYYRGFVGRELADAIPANLDRLTRRMIDEMGVDRHMEEILRAVDQREMTDDAFREFLLERGFSQTQVSTLRKGTEDIVIHTGPHLGGFNDRISLPELIEFVATASALCIAGRYAAEAV